The Paramisgurnus dabryanus chromosome 3, PD_genome_1.1, whole genome shotgun sequence genome includes a window with the following:
- the mettl26 gene encoding methyltransferase-like 26 encodes MRICSLVCKMLHAAAADRNKDPILSVLQSRVASGRHVNALEISSGTGQHVIHFAKALPNVTWQPSEVDAQSMSSIEAYRQHTGLQNIKPPIYLDASQSWENWSSIQPESCDLIVNINMMHISPLACTKGLFYGVGKILKPQGLLLTYGPYAVNGSITPQSNVDFDHSLRSRNPDWGLRDIAMLTVLGQDNGLRLEEIVDMPANNKCLLFRKDSVV; translated from the exons ATGA GAATTTGCAGCCTGGTGTGTAAAATGCTGCACGCGGCAGCTGCAGACAGAAACAAAGACCCGATCCTTTCTGTATTACAAAGCAGAGTGGCATCAGGCAGACATGTGAACGCATTAGAAATATCTTCAGGCACAGGTCAGCACGTCATTCACTTTGCCAAAGCATTGCCTAATGTTACATGGCAACCATCTGAAGTTGATGCACAGTCCATGTCGAG TATAGAGGCTTATAGACAGCACACTGGGCTGCAGAATATAAAGCCACCCATCTATCTTGATGCCTCACAGAGTTGGGAGAACTGGAGCAGCATTCAACCTGAGTCATGTGACCTCATTGTGAATATCAACATGATGCACATCTCACCTCTGGCCTGCACAAAG GGTTTGTTTTATGGCGTTGGAAAGATACTCAAGCCCCAAGGATTGCTTCTGACTTACGgg CCGTATGCAGTCAACGGGTCGATTACACCACAGAGCAATGTTGACTTTGACCACAGCTTACGATCAAG aAATCCAGATTGGGGTCTGAGAGATATAGCTATGTTGACAGTACTAGGCCAAGACAATGGATTGCGACTTGAGGAAATT GTTGATATGCCTGCCAACAACAAGTGCCTACTGTTTCGCAAGGACAGCGTGGTCTGA